The proteins below are encoded in one region of Oryzias melastigma strain HK-1 linkage group LG7, ASM292280v2, whole genome shotgun sequence:
- the pfdn4 gene encoding prefoldin subunit 4 isoform X2, translated as MAATMKTTGVEDIVVTFEDQQKINKFARNTNRITELKNEIQAKKKTLQNLQDASDDLMMLDDDSLLIPYQIGGVFISHSQEETQNMLESAKEALEEEVRGYEERVSSIQQVLNDLKVQLYAKFGNNINLEADES; from the exons ATGGCAGCCACCATGAAGACAACG GGCGTGGAAGACATCGTTGTCACCTTTGAAGACCAGCAGAAGATCAACAAATTTGCCAGAAACACGAACCGGATCACGGAGCTGAAAAACGAAATCCAGGCTAAAAAA AAAACTCTGCAGAATCTGCAGGACGCCAGCGATGATCTGATGATGTTGGACGACGACTCTCTGCTGATTCCATATCAGATCGGAGGCGTTTTTATCAGCCACTCGCAGGAAGAAACGCAAAACATGCTGGAGTCTGCAAAG GAGGCGCTGGAGGAGGAGGTCAGAGGCTACGAGGAGCGAGTTTCATCCATACAGCAGGTCCTGAACGACCTGAAGGTCCAGCTCTACGCCAAGTTTGGAAACAACATCAACCTGGAGGCGGATGAAAGCTGA
- the pfdn4 gene encoding prefoldin subunit 4 isoform X1 → MAATMKTTVGVEDIVVTFEDQQKINKFARNTNRITELKNEIQAKKKTLQNLQDASDDLMMLDDDSLLIPYQIGGVFISHSQEETQNMLESAKEALEEEVRGYEERVSSIQQVLNDLKVQLYAKFGNNINLEADES, encoded by the exons ATGGCAGCCACCATGAAGACAACGGTA GGCGTGGAAGACATCGTTGTCACCTTTGAAGACCAGCAGAAGATCAACAAATTTGCCAGAAACACGAACCGGATCACGGAGCTGAAAAACGAAATCCAGGCTAAAAAA AAAACTCTGCAGAATCTGCAGGACGCCAGCGATGATCTGATGATGTTGGACGACGACTCTCTGCTGATTCCATATCAGATCGGAGGCGTTTTTATCAGCCACTCGCAGGAAGAAACGCAAAACATGCTGGAGTCTGCAAAG GAGGCGCTGGAGGAGGAGGTCAGAGGCTACGAGGAGCGAGTTTCATCCATACAGCAGGTCCTGAACGACCTGAAGGTCCAGCTCTACGCCAAGTTTGGAAACAACATCAACCTGGAGGCGGATGAAAGCTGA